The Cryomorphaceae bacterium 1068 genome includes a region encoding these proteins:
- a CDS encoding PadR family transcriptional regulator, with protein MYSKELLKGTLSPIILSLLSENGKMYGYEIFMKVKELSDGKIILKDGSLYPILQKMHKEGLLTFEEVAIGKRIRKYYYITAQGEEKKRDYLEELKDFMNTINLVVFQSFQTI; from the coding sequence ATGTATTCAAAAGAACTGCTCAAAGGAACCTTGTCGCCGATTATTCTTAGCCTCCTCTCCGAGAACGGAAAGATGTACGGTTATGAGATTTTTATGAAGGTGAAGGAACTATCGGATGGTAAGATTATTTTAAAGGACGGTTCGCTCTATCCCATTTTACAAAAGATGCACAAAGAGGGCTTGTTGACTTTTGAGGAAGTGGCAATTGGTAAAAGAATTAGAAAATACTACTATATAACGGCTCAAGGCGAAGAGAAGAAGCGAGACTATCTTGAAGAGTTAAAGGACTTTATGAATACCATTAATCTGGTCGTCTTTCAATCTTTCCAAACCATATGA
- a CDS encoding TonB-dependent receptor translates to MSTDLLKGARKGTLLFLFFLMSIVTPAQVATILDGATKKPVASATFVAEGIPSFAVTNVKGKADISAFAKAEEIEIRLLGYETQRLSFEEIEDLNFVIKLETADFDLDQVVISGSRRIERDRVIPNRVRKIDPKIISLQNPQTTADLLGASGEVFIQKSQQGGGSPMIRGFSTNRLLIAVDGIRMNTAIFRSGNLQNVISLDPMAMEGAEIIFGPGSVIYGSDAIGGVMSFQTLTPQFSTDDTTLVSGRAMARYSSANNERATHFDITFGGKKWSSVTSVSFTDFDDLRMGSHGPDDYLRTFYVETVNTTDLVFDNPDPEVQINTAYNQTNLMQKVRFSPNAAWDFTYGFHYSTTSNNPRYDRLIRTSDGLPRSAEWYYGPQVWMMNNLSMTHRSQGSIYDILRVRLAYQRFEESRIDRNFNDSLRFTQEEFVDAYTVNLDLTKSIGKGKELIYGAEAVLNNVRSVGTREDFGIGDLIITPSAPRYPESNWASYGVYATYRQELGKNLALNAGVRYNAFDINAQFDTTLTPLPFDEANLSNGAVTGSLGLVYERYSDIRIGAVVSTGFRAPNIDDVGKIFDSEPGSVVIPNPNLDAEYATNFELGISKVLANRVKIGVTGYYTLLNNALVRRDFTLNGQDSILYQGELSQVQAIQNAAEATVYGIQAELEVILPQNFTLSSQFNWQDGEEELDDGSTSPARHAAPWFGVTRLRYVKPEFTLELNTQYSGELAFEDLNVGEQGKPYLYATDGKGNPYSPSWYTLNFRAKYQLSTTWTISAGVENLTDQRYRTYSSGIAAAGRNVVLSATARF, encoded by the coding sequence ATGTCGACTGATTTATTGAAAGGAGCACGCAAAGGCACTCTGCTCTTTTTGTTTTTCCTCATGTCGATAGTAACGCCGGCACAAGTGGCCACGATCCTTGATGGCGCTACCAAAAAGCCTGTTGCGTCTGCCACCTTTGTGGCCGAAGGTATTCCCTCTTTTGCCGTGACGAACGTCAAAGGAAAAGCTGATATCTCGGCTTTCGCCAAAGCGGAAGAAATAGAGATCAGATTACTGGGCTACGAAACCCAGCGGCTATCATTCGAAGAAATCGAAGATCTCAATTTTGTGATTAAGCTCGAAACGGCTGACTTCGACCTCGACCAAGTGGTCATATCAGGATCTCGAAGAATTGAGCGTGATCGGGTTATCCCCAATCGAGTTCGTAAGATCGATCCGAAAATCATCAGCCTTCAAAATCCGCAGACCACCGCCGACCTCTTAGGCGCTTCGGGAGAAGTCTTCATCCAAAAAAGTCAGCAAGGTGGCGGTAGCCCGATGATTCGAGGTTTTAGTACCAACCGCCTACTCATTGCCGTAGACGGTATTCGGATGAACACCGCCATCTTTCGCAGCGGGAATTTGCAAAATGTTATTTCGCTAGATCCTATGGCTATGGAAGGGGCCGAAATCATATTCGGACCGGGCTCTGTGATCTATGGCTCCGACGCTATAGGAGGTGTGATGAGTTTCCAAACGCTCACGCCACAATTCTCTACAGATGACACCACGCTGGTATCAGGTAGGGCTATGGCACGCTATTCTTCCGCAAATAACGAAAGAGCCACCCATTTCGACATAACCTTCGGTGGCAAGAAGTGGTCTTCAGTTACCTCGGTGAGCTTCACTGATTTTGATGATCTTCGGATGGGATCACACGGCCCTGATGACTACTTGAGAACCTTTTATGTGGAGACTGTGAACACTACGGATTTGGTATTCGACAACCCCGATCCGGAAGTACAGATAAATACTGCTTACAACCAAACCAACCTGATGCAGAAGGTGCGATTTTCACCAAATGCTGCATGGGATTTCACCTACGGTTTTCACTATTCGACTACAAGTAACAATCCGCGCTACGATCGATTGATCAGAACCAGCGATGGGCTGCCTCGATCAGCAGAGTGGTATTACGGTCCGCAAGTGTGGATGATGAACAACCTCAGCATGACGCACCGAAGTCAAGGTAGTATTTACGATATCCTGAGGGTTCGTTTGGCCTATCAGCGATTTGAAGAAAGCAGAATTGACCGCAATTTTAATGACTCACTTCGTTTCACTCAAGAAGAATTCGTTGATGCCTATACCGTCAATCTCGACCTGACCAAATCGATTGGAAAAGGGAAGGAGCTGATTTATGGGGCGGAAGCAGTACTAAACAACGTCCGATCAGTCGGCACACGTGAAGATTTCGGTATAGGAGATTTGATTATCACCCCCTCAGCTCCTCGCTACCCTGAGAGCAACTGGGCGTCATATGGTGTTTACGCTACCTACCGTCAGGAATTGGGAAAAAACCTGGCTCTAAATGCGGGAGTTCGCTACAACGCCTTCGACATCAATGCGCAGTTTGACACCACGCTCACTCCTCTCCCATTTGACGAGGCCAACTTGAGCAATGGCGCGGTTACAGGAAGCCTCGGACTGGTTTATGAGCGCTACAGCGATATCAGAATCGGTGCGGTGGTAAGCACTGGATTCCGCGCGCCTAATATCGATGATGTCGGGAAGATCTTTGACTCAGAGCCAGGCTCGGTGGTCATTCCAAATCCCAATCTCGATGCGGAGTACGCTACCAATTTCGAATTGGGTATTTCAAAAGTTCTCGCCAATCGAGTAAAAATTGGTGTGACGGGATACTACACCCTTCTCAACAATGCACTGGTTCGGAGAGACTTTACGCTTAATGGTCAAGACAGCATCTTGTACCAAGGCGAATTAAGTCAAGTCCAAGCCATTCAAAACGCTGCTGAAGCTACGGTTTATGGTATCCAAGCTGAGCTTGAGGTAATCCTTCCTCAAAACTTTACCCTTTCGAGTCAGTTCAATTGGCAAGATGGAGAAGAGGAACTCGACGATGGATCGACCAGTCCCGCACGACACGCCGCACCGTGGTTTGGAGTAACGAGACTGCGCTACGTAAAACCCGAATTTACGCTTGAACTGAACACTCAATACAGCGGAGAATTGGCTTTCGAGGACTTAAATGTTGGTGAGCAAGGCAAGCCTTATCTCTATGCTACCGATGGAAAAGGAAACCCCTATTCACCTTCTTGGTATACGCTAAATTTCAGAGCGAAGTATCAGCTTTCGACCACGTGGACAATCAGTGCCGGTGTCGAAAACCTGACCGATCAGCGCTATCGAACGTACAGTTCGGGAATAGCTGCAGCAGGCAGAAATGTAGTGCTAAGTGCTACAGCAAGGTTTTAA